A genomic segment from Tuwongella immobilis encodes:
- a CDS encoding secretin N-terminal domain-containing protein has translation MARAKNSSQQWHKSRTKLRGWALVVGTLWTGPVLAQPELPIPPIAVPSGFADAIPQPGTPIPISAVPMPQAPANPGVPTQPAPAAVPGTTPPAPSVPVKPLSGEMPPGTPAPVNPVPVRPVTPMPMPMAPAPMPMAPGTSRAPERTIAFEIRDKPWTSVLEWLSEQTGLPVITTVKPTGSFTFIAPKVGTKPRQYTLPEVMDILNEALINQKFLLIRREASFTIVPADERIDPAILPRITIDDLPNRGKTEIVSVVVQLNTTPADELAPELKRMMGPFGDIVPLTRANQLIMQDTVGNLRRILANIKDLDSQTQAEGENFSYLCQYVKAREAERVLKELLGIATPAAPVMNFQGSDRDRGGFRGFDPRFMPQQPQTPQPTGTRKPVTVTSDESSNTVFVSGPADRLATAKDILKRLDQPQNGKKPVAIGPPELRTYSVPAGNAEAIAKTLTDVYRNSPNVRITAVGTASVMIWGTPEDHLELARYINGGGEGKATETALVPLSTLDATKLAETLKGMYGDNKSGGPYIEADLARNALMVRGSSEQVNEVRATVRALGDGGAGGPGAMGNGRMRVITLEQGSAATLADALQKLMPQMRPNPVRVVAPSGVPSGVPGGTNTQPQPPRQPQPPQGQPQPDSQSSNYGRFSNQVQLVGFQDAPKADPKNPMNAAPVTLAAFGNRLIVSSDDPEAMALVSELVRLLTSTPPGEGDFEIIRLRNASAAEAAAVLDEAFNGPKQNAQQGGGNRGGGGGGLPGLGGGGFPFFGRFGQQGATPPADPKPGRLRVVADPNSNSLLVKANPLDMLTIRRLLDQAIDSGENDSNAVVQTNIVGPLKYATASEVAQVIKDVYGQSTATTSTNNRVGGFPGFSFFGGGRGGQQQPAPAPTKASATLNIGVDDRSNSLVIACTPPMFEDVKALIDQLEQSAQSATRTVKVVPITGVDPLLVQQAIDAIQGRRTTPSTSRTGGGGAAPGGFGGFGGFQSGGGGRGGFGGFQPGGGGFQPGGGGFQGGGGRGGFQPGGGGLQPGGGGGGRRGGGGRQSFIDPQAPDFFEGRDTEVPANPQGNAVNPTNEIQPVSAQMPAAPGVLFDPNAAQVPAAQPAQPGQPQVPQGQPGQPMPMPAQPGGMQPGQPSENIQGPRSSVTAEALEELGILVISGNNQSDVEEVLKIIEYIRKLGVRAEPELQLVPLQYGDATAVSNIMTQVLSRIQITTGGNVISSGSTTTSPFGNRNPFGGATTTAGGSGSVLLLPLPRFNSILIGAPKARIDDVIKEIRKIDLPTAAQAKAKPFALKKASASKLANLIQQFYNNRYPGETSTSNSVRATYDDSSNTVFVQASPADMADIEELIERIDSATSNAKNDLRIVKLRNAIADELAITILQALTRGVIPPNAGTGVVQTAGGVGGFGGGGLGGFGGGQAGGFGGQAGGFGAAGGLGAGGLGGNVNGLTTKTTALRFIGNKGSQIVESGFLEDVHITPEVRSNTMVVSAPPQTMELILKLIDELDVVSAAKSEINIFQLKKADATLTAALVQQLFAGNRAGAAGGAAGGFGGNNLFGGAGGAGGGLNAGTSAIQRPLLSLTGLPSDGASLIDLRISVDERTNSILAAGSKNDLEVLEAIIARLEDQEVEQRRNDVFKLRNAAAADVANSLQNFLTRTLQNLQQGQQLTGFQQIQREVIIVAEPVTNTLLVSATPQFYSEIARLVEQLDSQPPQVVVQVLIAEVRLNNSEELGVEVGLQSPVLFQRSVLPNGVTVNNSLANPGFDFNQTGALPSSTLANPGIVGFQGLGNLGVGRAGATGVGGFVFSAASDSFSVLIRALKVQGRIDILSRPQVQTTDNQTGFIQVGQSFPFVTGANITQLGNVQPIIDYRDTGIVLRVTPRISPDGKVLMRVEPSVSSPTSTQVPLGNDLFATAFNVQQVQTTVLAGDGETVAIGGLITKNDTKTENKIPLLGDLPGVGALFRYRSQSVQKTELIVILTPHIIRPGCDANEILAAEARRVDLVLSDIEKVHGHGVDIMRNGRPVQPPAPQRLHKQASQMSGGTAVPNGPALVPQAPVQMTPDTMPGIVLPGGMTAPSDPAITPGIQPASATQPAAPTPPAAPEAEAPAPKRRGFLPWRR, from the coding sequence ATGGCCCGAGCCAAGAATTCATCGCAACAGTGGCACAAATCGCGCACCAAATTGCGCGGTTGGGCACTCGTTGTCGGCACCCTCTGGACTGGCCCCGTGCTAGCCCAGCCGGAACTGCCAATTCCGCCGATTGCTGTGCCCAGCGGGTTTGCCGACGCCATTCCGCAACCCGGTACGCCCATTCCAATTTCTGCGGTTCCGATGCCGCAAGCACCGGCCAATCCAGGGGTTCCAACGCAGCCCGCACCCGCGGCTGTCCCCGGAACAACCCCACCGGCACCATCGGTTCCCGTGAAGCCGCTTTCCGGTGAGATGCCCCCCGGAACCCCCGCGCCGGTGAATCCGGTCCCGGTTCGGCCCGTCACGCCGATGCCGATGCCGATGGCACCCGCGCCGATGCCGATGGCACCCGGCACCAGCCGCGCTCCAGAACGCACCATCGCCTTTGAAATCCGGGATAAACCCTGGACCAGCGTGCTGGAATGGCTGAGCGAACAAACCGGCCTGCCGGTCATCACCACGGTCAAACCGACCGGCTCGTTCACGTTCATCGCCCCGAAGGTGGGCACCAAGCCTCGGCAGTACACGCTGCCTGAGGTGATGGACATTCTGAACGAAGCGCTCATCAATCAAAAGTTTCTGCTGATTCGTCGCGAAGCCTCGTTCACGATCGTTCCGGCGGATGAGCGCATTGATCCGGCGATTCTGCCGCGCATCACCATTGATGATCTGCCCAATCGCGGCAAAACCGAAATCGTCTCCGTGGTCGTGCAGCTCAACACCACGCCCGCCGATGAATTGGCCCCCGAGTTGAAGCGGATGATGGGGCCATTCGGCGACATCGTGCCGCTGACCCGCGCCAACCAGCTCATCATGCAAGACACGGTGGGCAATCTGCGCCGCATCCTGGCCAATATCAAGGACTTGGATTCGCAGACCCAGGCCGAAGGCGAGAACTTCTCGTACCTCTGCCAGTATGTGAAGGCCCGCGAAGCCGAGCGCGTGCTGAAGGAACTGCTGGGCATTGCTACGCCTGCCGCTCCGGTGATGAACTTCCAAGGTTCGGATCGGGATCGCGGCGGATTCCGGGGCTTCGATCCCCGATTCATGCCCCAGCAGCCGCAGACACCGCAACCCACCGGCACCCGCAAACCGGTGACGGTGACCAGCGATGAATCGTCGAATACCGTGTTCGTCTCGGGACCGGCGGATCGGCTGGCCACTGCCAAAGACATTCTCAAACGATTGGATCAGCCGCAAAACGGCAAGAAGCCCGTCGCCATCGGGCCGCCCGAACTGCGAACGTACTCCGTTCCAGCGGGCAATGCCGAAGCGATCGCCAAGACGCTGACGGATGTCTATCGCAATTCGCCGAATGTGCGCATCACTGCCGTGGGGACCGCTTCGGTGATGATCTGGGGGACGCCCGAAGATCATCTCGAACTGGCCCGATACATCAACGGCGGCGGGGAAGGCAAAGCGACCGAAACCGCGCTGGTGCCGCTCTCCACGCTGGATGCCACCAAGTTGGCCGAAACCCTGAAAGGGATGTACGGCGACAACAAATCCGGTGGGCCGTACATCGAGGCGGATCTCGCCCGCAATGCGCTGATGGTTCGCGGTTCCAGCGAGCAAGTCAACGAAGTGCGTGCGACGGTGCGGGCGCTCGGTGACGGTGGCGCGGGTGGCCCCGGAGCCATGGGCAACGGTCGCATGCGGGTGATTACGCTGGAGCAAGGCAGTGCGGCGACTCTGGCCGACGCCCTGCAAAAGCTGATGCCGCAAATGCGCCCGAATCCCGTTCGCGTGGTCGCCCCGAGCGGAGTGCCCAGCGGCGTTCCGGGTGGCACCAACACCCAGCCGCAACCGCCGCGCCAACCGCAACCGCCGCAAGGCCAACCGCAGCCAGATTCGCAATCGAGCAACTATGGCCGATTCTCGAATCAGGTGCAACTCGTCGGGTTCCAGGATGCCCCCAAGGCCGATCCCAAGAATCCGATGAATGCGGCCCCAGTCACGCTCGCGGCGTTCGGCAATCGCCTGATCGTCTCCAGCGACGATCCGGAAGCGATGGCGCTGGTTTCGGAACTGGTCCGACTGCTGACTTCGACGCCGCCTGGTGAAGGGGATTTCGAAATCATCCGCCTTCGCAACGCCAGCGCAGCCGAAGCGGCCGCCGTGTTGGATGAAGCCTTCAACGGCCCCAAGCAAAACGCGCAACAAGGCGGCGGCAATCGTGGCGGCGGCGGCGGCGGACTCCCCGGATTGGGTGGCGGTGGGTTCCCCTTCTTCGGGCGATTCGGCCAACAAGGGGCCACGCCTCCGGCCGATCCCAAGCCCGGTCGTCTGCGGGTGGTCGCCGATCCCAACAGCAACTCGCTGCTGGTCAAGGCGAATCCACTGGATATGCTGACGATCCGTCGGCTGTTGGATCAGGCGATCGATTCCGGTGAGAACGATTCCAACGCGGTCGTGCAAACCAACATCGTCGGCCCGCTGAAATACGCGACGGCCAGCGAAGTGGCCCAGGTCATCAAAGACGTGTACGGTCAATCGACCGCGACGACATCCACGAACAACCGCGTGGGTGGTTTCCCCGGCTTCAGCTTCTTCGGCGGTGGACGTGGCGGCCAGCAACAGCCGGCACCCGCTCCGACCAAAGCGTCGGCGACGTTGAATATCGGTGTCGATGATCGCAGCAACAGCTTGGTCATTGCCTGCACGCCGCCGATGTTCGAGGATGTCAAAGCACTCATCGACCAACTCGAACAGAGTGCGCAATCGGCCACGCGAACCGTCAAAGTGGTGCCCATTACCGGCGTCGATCCGCTGTTGGTGCAGCAAGCGATTGACGCGATTCAAGGCCGACGCACGACTCCCTCCACCTCCCGAACGGGTGGCGGCGGAGCGGCACCGGGTGGATTCGGCGGCTTTGGCGGATTCCAATCCGGCGGCGGTGGCCGTGGCGGATTCGGTGGATTCCAGCCAGGTGGCGGTGGCTTCCAACCGGGTGGCGGCGGATTCCAGGGGGGCGGCGGACGCGGCGGCTTCCAGCCCGGCGGCGGTGGTCTTCAGCCTGGCGGTGGCGGCGGTGGCCGTCGCGGTGGGGGCGGACGACAATCGTTCATCGATCCCCAGGCGCCTGATTTTTTTGAAGGCCGGGACACGGAAGTCCCGGCAAACCCGCAAGGGAATGCGGTTAATCCGACGAATGAAATCCAACCCGTGTCGGCCCAAATGCCTGCGGCCCCAGGCGTGCTGTTCGATCCGAACGCCGCTCAAGTCCCCGCAGCGCAGCCGGCACAACCCGGACAGCCGCAAGTGCCGCAAGGTCAACCGGGACAACCGATGCCGATGCCGGCCCAGCCCGGCGGCATGCAACCGGGACAGCCCAGCGAGAACATCCAAGGCCCGCGAAGCAGCGTCACTGCGGAAGCCCTGGAAGAACTCGGCATCCTGGTGATTTCCGGCAACAATCAGAGCGATGTCGAAGAAGTTCTGAAGATTATCGAGTACATTCGCAAGTTGGGTGTGCGGGCCGAACCGGAACTGCAATTGGTGCCGCTGCAATACGGCGATGCCACGGCCGTCAGCAACATCATGACGCAAGTGCTGTCTCGGATTCAGATTACGACCGGCGGAAATGTGATTTCATCTGGCTCGACCACCACCAGCCCGTTCGGCAATCGCAATCCGTTCGGCGGAGCGACGACGACGGCGGGTGGTTCGGGATCGGTGTTGTTGCTGCCCTTGCCGCGATTCAACTCGATTCTGATTGGTGCTCCCAAGGCACGAATCGACGACGTCATCAAGGAAATCCGCAAGATCGACTTGCCGACCGCGGCGCAAGCCAAGGCCAAGCCGTTCGCGCTGAAGAAGGCGTCGGCCTCCAAGTTGGCCAACCTGATTCAGCAGTTTTACAACAACCGCTACCCCGGTGAAACGAGCACGTCCAATTCGGTGCGTGCGACTTACGACGACTCCAGCAACACGGTGTTCGTGCAGGCCAGCCCTGCGGATATGGCGGACATCGAGGAGCTGATCGAACGAATCGATTCGGCCACTTCCAATGCCAAGAATGATCTGCGCATTGTGAAGCTCCGCAACGCCATCGCGGATGAACTGGCGATCACGATTCTGCAAGCGTTGACGCGCGGCGTGATTCCGCCCAATGCCGGGACCGGCGTCGTGCAGACGGCCGGTGGTGTGGGTGGCTTTGGCGGCGGCGGACTGGGCGGATTCGGTGGCGGACAGGCCGGTGGATTCGGTGGCCAAGCGGGCGGCTTCGGCGCGGCCGGCGGATTGGGCGCGGGCGGACTGGGGGGCAATGTCAACGGCCTCACCACCAAAACGACCGCGTTGCGATTCATCGGCAACAAGGGTTCGCAGATCGTCGAAAGCGGCTTCCTGGAAGATGTCCACATTACGCCGGAAGTGCGTTCCAACACGATGGTTGTGTCGGCACCGCCGCAAACGATGGAGCTGATTCTCAAGCTCATCGATGAATTGGATGTGGTGAGCGCGGCCAAGTCCGAAATCAACATCTTCCAACTGAAGAAGGCGGATGCCACGCTGACGGCGGCCCTGGTGCAACAACTCTTCGCTGGCAATCGGGCCGGTGCAGCGGGTGGGGCGGCAGGCGGCTTCGGCGGCAACAACCTCTTCGGCGGAGCGGGTGGAGCAGGGGGCGGATTGAATGCCGGTACCTCGGCTATTCAACGACCGTTGCTCAGCCTGACCGGGTTGCCATCCGATGGGGCTTCGCTGATCGATCTGCGCATCTCGGTCGATGAACGCACCAACAGCATTCTGGCAGCCGGAAGCAAGAACGACCTGGAAGTGCTGGAAGCGATCATCGCGCGGCTGGAAGATCAAGAAGTGGAACAGCGCCGCAACGACGTCTTCAAGCTCCGCAATGCGGCAGCGGCAGACGTGGCCAACTCGCTGCAAAACTTCCTGACCCGAACGCTGCAAAACTTGCAGCAAGGGCAGCAGCTCACGGGCTTCCAGCAAATTCAGCGGGAAGTCATCATCGTGGCCGAGCCGGTCACGAACACGCTGCTGGTGTCGGCGACTCCGCAGTTCTACTCGGAAATCGCTCGACTGGTCGAGCAACTCGACTCGCAACCGCCGCAGGTGGTGGTGCAAGTGCTGATCGCCGAAGTGCGGCTGAACAACAGCGAAGAACTCGGCGTGGAAGTCGGGCTGCAAAGTCCGGTGCTGTTCCAACGCAGCGTGTTGCCCAACGGCGTGACGGTGAATAACTCGTTGGCCAACCCCGGCTTTGATTTCAATCAAACCGGTGCGCTCCCGAGTAGCACGCTGGCCAATCCCGGCATCGTCGGGTTCCAGGGGCTGGGCAATTTGGGCGTCGGTCGAGCCGGTGCCACGGGTGTGGGCGGGTTCGTCTTCTCGGCGGCCAGCGATTCGTTCAGCGTGCTGATTCGCGCTCTGAAGGTGCAAGGCCGAATCGATATTCTGTCTCGCCCGCAGGTGCAAACGACGGATAACCAGACTGGCTTCATTCAAGTGGGGCAATCGTTCCCGTTCGTCACGGGGGCCAACATTACCCAGCTTGGCAACGTGCAGCCGATTATCGATTATCGGGATACCGGGATTGTGCTGCGGGTGACTCCGCGAATCAGCCCGGATGGCAAAGTGCTGATGCGTGTGGAACCGTCGGTGTCGTCGCCGACCAGCACGCAAGTGCCGTTGGGGAACGATCTGTTCGCCACCGCATTCAACGTGCAGCAAGTGCAGACGACCGTGCTGGCCGGTGACGGGGAAACGGTCGCCATTGGTGGACTCATCACCAAGAACGACACCAAGACGGAAAACAAGATTCCGCTCTTGGGGGATCTGCCCGGAGTGGGGGCGCTGTTCCGCTACCGCTCGCAATCGGTGCAGAAGACCGAGTTGATCGTGATTCTGACGCCGCACATCATTCGTCCGGGCTGCGATGCGAACGAGATTCTCGCCGCCGAAGCTCGCCGGGTGGATCTGGTGCTGTCGGATATCGAAAAGGTGCATGGTCACGGTGTGGACATCATGCGGAACGGTCGCCCCGTGCAACCGCCCGCGCCGCAACGGCTGCACAAGCAAGCCAGCCAAATGAGCGGCGGCACCGCAGTGCCCAACGGCCCGGCCTTGGTTCCGCAAGCGCCCGTGCAAATGACTCCCGACACGATGCCCGGAATCGTGTTGCCCGGTGGAATGACCGCTCCCAGCGATCCGGCCATCACCCCCGGAATTCAGCCGGCCAGTGCCACGCAACCCGCTGCACCGACCCCGCCTGCCGCACCGGAAGCGGAGGCTCCGGCACCCAAACGACGAGGATTCCTGCCATGGCGACGATAA
- the pilM gene encoding type IV pilus biogenesis protein PilM — protein sequence MARLLALEIDAGRMSLAVGSTTGTKVKVEQVLSWAEDAPLSLVNAVEIGTRLKQRLDSAKIAAAPLIVSIGRDRLLLKDVKHPPVPPHEQPALIRFQVVKDLTESPDDAIIDYSPTLQTATEHRALAVILKKEIQKAATLMADTAGLKLVATTPRMFGLVAALEEAIRNGSVSPPERNDGSVAILARTDRGGEFVVVRQGNIAMARAISTPALNSETALLNEVKRNLAVYSNQAAGQSITALYLTEQEGMPGAYTGRLREGLNIPVQGFDPIPGMGGIDIGTARGGYAGLTGLLTLRAAVSEMPINFAQPREPKPPKDPSLRLFAGLGVVMAAIVIGAVAWSFSTRVGLDRQIAELTDQKLQLDRELASLEQQGKRIKALDEWNNRSVVWLDEMYNLATHIKDVDKTRVQQFLGEPLPVTKNSDSKYVARMTLKVLTEDSRLVESMVASMVQDPHLRVAPKEPRGSTGIRSGRLNQQFGLRADLMYQAPDKFTQVLDAKRPGKPKRSGSSDEDGSGGGGIFGGMFNPFGGR from the coding sequence GTGGCACGATTATTGGCTCTGGAAATCGACGCGGGGCGGATGAGCCTGGCGGTCGGTTCAACCACCGGGACGAAAGTCAAGGTGGAGCAGGTACTTAGCTGGGCCGAGGATGCCCCGTTGTCGTTGGTCAATGCCGTGGAGATCGGCACCCGACTCAAGCAGCGACTCGACTCGGCGAAAATCGCGGCGGCCCCGCTGATTGTTTCGATCGGTCGGGATCGGCTGCTGCTGAAGGATGTGAAGCATCCGCCGGTGCCGCCGCACGAACAGCCCGCGCTGATTCGCTTTCAGGTCGTGAAAGACCTGACCGAATCGCCGGATGATGCGATTATCGATTATTCGCCTACGCTCCAGACCGCAACTGAGCATCGGGCGCTGGCGGTGATTCTGAAGAAAGAAATTCAGAAGGCCGCCACTCTGATGGCCGATACGGCTGGCTTGAAGCTGGTCGCCACGACGCCGCGGATGTTCGGGCTGGTCGCAGCGCTGGAAGAGGCGATTCGCAACGGCAGTGTCTCCCCGCCGGAGCGCAACGACGGCTCGGTGGCGATTCTGGCACGCACCGATCGCGGTGGGGAATTCGTGGTGGTTCGCCAGGGCAATATCGCCATGGCCCGCGCGATTTCCACGCCCGCGCTCAATTCCGAGACCGCGCTGCTCAACGAAGTGAAGCGGAATCTCGCCGTCTATTCCAATCAGGCGGCCGGGCAGAGCATCACCGCGCTCTACCTGACGGAACAGGAAGGGATGCCGGGTGCGTATACCGGTCGATTGCGGGAAGGGTTGAATATCCCGGTGCAGGGGTTCGATCCGATTCCCGGCATGGGCGGCATCGACATCGGCACCGCCCGCGGCGGGTACGCCGGGCTGACCGGGTTGCTGACGCTTCGCGCGGCCGTGTCGGAAATGCCGATCAACTTCGCGCAACCGCGGGAGCCCAAGCCACCCAAGGATCCCAGCTTGCGGTTATTCGCCGGGTTGGGCGTGGTCATGGCGGCGATTGTGATTGGCGCAGTGGCCTGGAGCTTCAGCACACGAGTGGGGCTGGATCGGCAAATCGCGGAGCTGACCGATCAGAAGCTGCAACTGGATCGGGAATTGGCATCGCTGGAACAGCAAGGCAAGCGCATTAAGGCGCTGGATGAATGGAACAATCGCTCGGTCGTGTGGCTGGATGAGATGTACAACCTGGCGACGCACATCAAAGATGTGGACAAGACGCGGGTGCAGCAATTTTTGGGCGAGCCGCTGCCGGTGACGAAGAATTCCGACAGCAAATATGTGGCGCGGATGACGCTAAAAGTGCTGACGGAAGATAGTCGGCTGGTGGAAAGTATGGTGGCATCCATGGTGCAAGATCCGCACCTGCGAGTTGCGCCGAAGGAACCACGCGGCAGCACGGGCATCCGTTCCGGTCGGTTGAATCAGCAGTTTGGTTTGCGTGCCGATTTGATGTATCAGGCACCGGATAAATTTACGCAAGTGCTGGATGCGAAGCGGCCCGGAAAACCCAAGCGTTCGGGATCGAGCGACGAGGATGGATCCGGCGGCGGTGGCATCTTCGGTGGCATGTTCAACCCGTTTGGAGGTCGCTGA